The following are encoded together in the Acidobacteriota bacterium genome:
- a CDS encoding helix-turn-helix domain-containing protein: MESPQPSPHSNSAVTSIDKALEVCEVLSGVPRGMTLSDLARALRQPASTVHRLLGVLKRRGYVRQDDESQRYGLTLKMLDLSFRSLGQSELRLHAYPIMREYVLRTPYRGFIAIPATGEVTYVWSTGPDEVAMRTVYGKEMPGHCAIYFSPKQATRRLSCLRLATAGELARPEATVVRMGPPPMEPDALQRLFCTCAPVRDYTGHEVARVGVFGHGADDAPILTEHHRGAWDLARRISMRLGHVPASALESTA, from the coding sequence GTGGAATCTCCTCAGCCCTCACCTCATTCGAATTCCGCCGTCACGTCCATCGACAAGGCGCTCGAGGTGTGCGAAGTGCTGAGCGGCGTGCCGCGCGGCATGACCCTGTCGGACCTCGCCCGCGCCCTGCGCCAACCGGCCTCGACGGTCCACCGCCTGCTCGGCGTCCTGAAACGTCGCGGCTACGTGCGTCAAGACGACGAGTCGCAGCGCTACGGCCTGACCTTGAAGATGCTCGACCTCAGCTTCCGCTCGCTGGGCCAGTCGGAACTGCGGCTGCACGCCTACCCGATCATGCGTGAGTACGTGTTGCGGACGCCGTACCGGGGTTTCATCGCGATTCCGGCGACCGGCGAAGTGACCTATGTCTGGAGCACCGGCCCGGACGAAGTGGCCATGCGCACGGTCTACGGCAAGGAAATGCCCGGCCACTGCGCGATCTACTTCTCTCCCAAGCAGGCGACGCGCCGCTTGAGCTGCCTGCGTCTGGCCACCGCCGGCGAGCTGGCCCGGCCTGAGGCCACGGTGGTGCGCATGGGGCCGCCGCCCATGGAGCCAGACGCCCTGCAGCGGTTGTTCTGCACCTGCGCGCCGGTCCGCGATTACACCGGCCATGAAGTGGCCCGGGTAGGGGTCTTCGGCCACGGCGCCGACGACGCCCCGATCCTGACCGAACACCACCGCGGCGCCTGGGACCTGGCGCGCCGCATCTCGATGCGCCTCGGCCACGTTCCGGCCAGCGCCCTCGAGAGCACCGCGTAA
- a CDS encoding acyl-CoA thioesterase yields the protein MNVKRWQDSASETVQVVLPNDSNPLGFILGGTVMHLIDITGAIACHRHTNMLALTAGVDSLDFIHPIKVGDLIILKSRVTCVFSTSLEVAVEVFSEEIQTGERKLTSKAFLTFVALDKNGKPSRVPPLSIETPEDEQLCRDAAVRRADRLKRKTGA from the coding sequence GTGAACGTGAAACGTTGGCAGGACTCTGCCTCTGAAACCGTACAAGTCGTGCTACCGAACGACTCGAACCCGCTGGGATTCATTCTTGGCGGCACGGTGATGCACCTGATTGACATCACCGGCGCCATCGCCTGCCATCGTCACACCAACATGCTGGCGTTGACTGCTGGCGTTGATTCACTCGATTTCATTCATCCGATCAAGGTCGGCGACCTGATCATCCTCAAATCGCGTGTGACGTGCGTGTTCAGCACGTCGCTGGAAGTTGCGGTCGAAGTGTTTTCGGAAGAGATTCAGACCGGCGAACGCAAGCTGACGAGCAAGGCGTTTCTGACGTTCGTGGCGCTTGACAAGAATGGCAAGCCCTCGAGAGTGCCGCCCCTGTCGATTGAAACACCGGAAGATGAACAGCTGTGCCGCGACGCGGCCGTGCGTAGAGCTGACCGCCTGAAAAGGAAAACCGGGGCCTGA
- a CDS encoding aspartyl protease family protein: MSFRPRMALVAAALLAALVSGVQGRVAGDDDAALQLQLGTLLFEESRYREALEAFRKALKADTKSMVVQARIGVVKSALRLGEFLEAQKEAETLKAQEPRSAEVRSVHADALWAAGLFDEAHAEFQDALALEPGLSRGHHGLARALASQNKLADALNSAQAALKLSPRDEEMHHTVGSIFERMRRYEQAAVAYGNYVNLLPNKDRSEKASWSRSQIRFLRSFGEREPIAMTEEAAAGLHTVDFRVVDDKVIVKAKVNGGRLQDFVLDTGSEMTTISRQTASSGAVRPITYTLSAGVGEVGLRGLQLGRLDSLEIGTMKLNHVPALIKAPALRGIPKRETESFSPLGLGLSMTIDYATRKLTMGRHLPEEPAEFTMPMRHHRLSMVRGMINQTRPTYFVVDTGGEVISISTATAGDLDHDLPRKIALRVYGTSGWDRDAFLMPGLNLRFQDIAFDNFAVVVLNLQAPSVLLGFQVGGIVGHKFLSPYRVSLDLDRSELRMTKATN, from the coding sequence ATGTCGTTTCGACCCCGCATGGCGTTGGTGGCTGCGGCCCTGCTCGCGGCGCTGGTTTCAGGTGTTCAGGGGCGCGTCGCTGGCGACGACGATGCCGCGTTGCAGTTGCAACTGGGCACCTTGCTGTTCGAAGAGTCCCGGTATCGCGAGGCGCTCGAGGCCTTCAGAAAGGCGCTGAAGGCCGACACCAAGTCGATGGTCGTCCAGGCCCGCATTGGCGTCGTCAAGTCGGCCCTGCGGCTCGGCGAGTTCCTGGAAGCCCAGAAAGAAGCCGAGACGCTCAAGGCGCAGGAACCCCGCAGCGCCGAAGTCCGGTCCGTCCATGCCGACGCGCTCTGGGCCGCCGGCCTGTTCGACGAGGCGCACGCCGAGTTTCAGGACGCGCTGGCGCTCGAGCCCGGCCTGTCGCGCGGGCACCACGGCCTGGCGCGCGCGCTGGCCTCCCAGAACAAATTGGCTGACGCGCTCAACTCAGCGCAGGCCGCGCTCAAGCTGTCGCCGCGCGACGAAGAAATGCACCACACGGTCGGCTCGATCTTCGAGCGGATGCGCCGCTACGAACAGGCCGCGGTGGCGTACGGCAATTACGTCAACCTCCTGCCCAACAAGGATCGCAGCGAGAAGGCCTCGTGGTCGCGATCGCAGATTCGTTTCTTGCGCTCGTTCGGCGAGCGCGAACCGATCGCGATGACCGAAGAAGCCGCCGCGGGCCTGCACACCGTCGACTTCCGCGTCGTCGACGACAAGGTCATCGTCAAGGCCAAGGTCAACGGCGGCCGCCTGCAGGACTTCGTGCTCGACACCGGCTCGGAGATGACCACCATCTCGCGGCAGACCGCGTCGAGCGGTGCGGTGCGCCCCATCACTTACACGCTCAGCGCCGGGGTCGGCGAAGTCGGCTTGCGCGGCCTGCAACTGGGCCGGCTCGACTCGCTCGAGATCGGCACCATGAAGCTGAATCACGTGCCGGCCTTGATCAAGGCGCCGGCGCTGCGCGGCATCCCCAAGCGCGAAACCGAGAGCTTCTCGCCGCTCGGCCTCGGGCTGTCGATGACTATCGACTACGCGACGCGCAAGCTGACCATGGGGCGCCACTTGCCCGAGGAGCCGGCCGAGTTCACCATGCCCATGCGCCATCACCGTCTGTCGATGGTGCGCGGCATGATCAACCAGACCCGCCCGACGTATTTCGTGGTCGATACCGGCGGTGAAGTGATTTCGATCAGCACCGCGACCGCGGGTGACTTGGACCACGACCTGCCCCGCAAGATTGCGTTGCGCGTCTACGGCACGTCGGGCTGGGACCGCGACGCGTTCCTGATGCCGGGCCTCAACCTGAGGTTCCAGGACATCGCCTTCGATAATTTCGCGGTGGTGGTGTTGAACCTGCAGGCGCCGAGCGTGCTGCTGGGCTTCCAGGTCGGCGGCATTGTCGGCCACAAGTTCCTGAGCCCGTACCGCGTGTCGCTCGATCTCGATCGCAGCGAACTACGGATGACCAAGGCGACGAACTAG
- a CDS encoding protein kinase: MANSLIGQTLGHYRIVDQLGAGGMGVVYRAQDLKLGRQVALKVLPAASSDNDEAIERFKREARTASALNHPNICTIYGFDEHEGQLYLAMELLDGEPLDRKLSGKPLDLRLLLDIAAQVADALDAAHTEGILHRDVKPANIFITRRGPVKVLDFGLAKLSPEYRRSARQLDTRNETRVPEHFTSVAGTTVGTIAYMSPEQARGDEVDPRTDLFSFGVVLYEMATGRQSFPGQTTAVVFDGILNREPAAPSSLNQSVPGELDRIVSKALEKDRSMRYQTAADIGADLKRLRRDSGSRQINVALMSSNPDAPTVVLPSGSTEVAKGSGAPPAMPPPVAPGSQGPAVPPAVLQSGVTKPWALGVGAGVVLVAALAAGLGAYFASRGAAPAATDPAEQTAMASEPPPEAPATATNASTASPIPPPAGAPASTTKPVLPPNTAVAKPAGSAPATPRPGSKPAAPAAAPAAVSGEAEATQRLEVARAKVANNLNDQALVDLRQIVVDYPGSRAGAEASLLMADLHERAGRTDESMAALVEFESRYAGDRRTADSKLRRAMMLGRARQPRAQIQSRELLGEVAREFPGTPQAAAALNTKLKVENDRKDLRELDPVMQIEVPAAMVTLRTIIEQFPDAPQSMPARNRLAAMLTGMNRHQEAAQALEELGARYPDNPMDVWFRLGEIYDRRLNDQVKAKEAYAKVPQSSSRYAEAQRRMNRR; this comes from the coding sequence GTGGCGAATTCACTAATTGGCCAGACTCTGGGGCACTACCGCATCGTCGACCAGCTGGGCGCTGGCGGGATGGGGGTCGTGTACCGCGCACAGGACCTCAAGCTCGGCCGCCAGGTGGCGCTCAAGGTGCTGCCGGCCGCCAGCAGCGACAACGACGAGGCGATCGAACGCTTCAAACGTGAAGCGCGCACGGCGTCGGCGCTGAACCACCCGAACATCTGCACGATCTACGGCTTCGACGAGCACGAGGGCCAGCTCTATCTCGCGATGGAACTGCTCGACGGCGAACCACTCGATCGCAAGCTGTCGGGCAAGCCGCTCGACTTGCGGCTCCTGCTCGACATTGCCGCGCAAGTCGCCGACGCGCTCGACGCGGCCCATACCGAAGGCATCCTGCATCGCGACGTGAAGCCGGCGAACATCTTCATCACGCGGCGCGGCCCGGTGAAGGTGCTCGACTTCGGTCTCGCCAAGCTGTCACCCGAGTACCGGCGCTCGGCCCGGCAGCTCGACACCAGGAACGAAACGCGGGTCCCCGAGCACTTCACGAGCGTGGCGGGCACCACGGTGGGCACCATCGCCTACATGTCGCCGGAGCAGGCGCGCGGCGACGAGGTCGATCCGCGCACTGACCTGTTCTCGTTCGGGGTGGTGCTGTACGAGATGGCCACGGGCCGGCAAAGCTTTCCCGGCCAAACGACCGCCGTCGTGTTTGACGGGATCCTGAATCGCGAGCCGGCGGCGCCAAGCAGCCTGAATCAGTCGGTGCCCGGCGAACTGGACCGCATTGTGTCGAAGGCGCTCGAGAAGGATCGCTCGATGCGCTACCAGACGGCCGCCGACATCGGCGCCGATCTGAAGCGGCTCAGGCGCGATTCCGGTTCGCGCCAGATCAACGTCGCCCTCATGTCCAGCAATCCCGATGCGCCGACGGTGGTGCTGCCCTCGGGCAGCACCGAGGTCGCCAAGGGATCGGGCGCGCCGCCGGCCATGCCACCGCCCGTCGCACCCGGCTCGCAGGGACCGGCGGTGCCGCCGGCAGTGTTGCAGTCGGGCGTCACCAAGCCCTGGGCATTAGGCGTCGGCGCGGGCGTCGTGCTGGTTGCCGCCCTCGCCGCCGGATTGGGAGCGTACTTTGCCAGTCGAGGCGCCGCCCCGGCCGCGACCGACCCGGCGGAACAGACGGCGATGGCTTCCGAGCCGCCTCCTGAGGCGCCAGCGACGGCGACGAACGCGAGCACGGCGTCACCGATTCCTCCGCCTGCGGGTGCACCGGCTTCGACCACCAAGCCAGTACTGCCACCGAATACCGCGGTGGCCAAACCCGCCGGCAGCGCGCCGGCGACACCCCGCCCCGGGTCCAAGCCGGCTGCCCCGGCCGCCGCGCCCGCCGCCGTGTCGGGCGAGGCCGAGGCCACGCAGCGCCTCGAAGTTGCGCGCGCCAAGGTGGCGAACAACCTGAACGACCAGGCGTTGGTGGACCTGCGGCAGATTGTTGTGGACTACCCCGGCTCGCGCGCCGGCGCCGAGGCCTCGCTGCTCATGGCCGACCTTCACGAACGCGCCGGCCGGACCGACGAGTCGATGGCGGCGTTGGTCGAATTCGAAAGCCGGTATGCCGGCGATCGACGGACCGCCGACAGCAAGCTCCGCCGGGCGATGATGCTGGGCCGCGCGCGGCAGCCGCGCGCGCAGATCCAGTCGCGCGAACTGCTGGGCGAGGTGGCGCGCGAGTTTCCCGGAACGCCGCAAGCGGCAGCCGCGCTCAACACGAAGCTGAAGGTCGAGAACGACCGCAAGGACCTGCGCGAGCTCGACCCGGTAATGCAGATCGAAGTGCCGGCGGCCATGGTCACGCTGCGGACGATAATTGAACAGTTCCCCGACGCGCCGCAGTCGATGCCGGCGCGCAATCGGCTGGCCGCCATGCTGACCGGCATGAACCGGCACCAGGAGGCGGCGCAAGCGCTCGAAGAACTGGGTGCGCGCTACCCCGACAACCCGATGGACGTGTGGTTCCGGCTTGGCGAGATCTACGACCGCCGGTTAAACGATCAGGTGAAGGCCAAGGAGGCGTACGCGAAAGTCCCGCAGAGCTCCTCGCGCTATGCGGAGGCCCAGCGCCGGATGAACCGGCGCTAA
- a CDS encoding zf-HC2 domain-containing protein, whose amino-acid sequence MDCTQIEASLAAVADGGASADDAEQVTRHVASCESCRQRLQAQAAARAVLRARAPQLAVTAPPGLRTRILATSRAEQAAPAGILSWGGRLSAFSAAAVLFLVLGGALLPVMTSRSTVLLAAQLALDHIKCFGIDGHVHGEPISKAEAEATIKREYGWTISVPDAAAAEGLTLVAVRRCLYGDGLAAHLLYRANGAAVSLFIMPGLQRPDASLDVLDHEQIVWTEGDRTFMLVARAGATDGLARMASDLRNEAK is encoded by the coding sequence ATGGACTGCACGCAGATTGAAGCGAGCCTGGCCGCGGTGGCCGACGGTGGCGCGTCGGCGGATGACGCCGAGCAGGTGACGCGGCACGTCGCGTCGTGCGAATCGTGCCGGCAGCGGCTGCAGGCGCAGGCCGCCGCCCGTGCGGTGCTGCGCGCGCGCGCGCCGCAGTTGGCGGTGACCGCGCCGCCGGGCCTGCGCACGCGCATCCTGGCCACCTCGCGCGCCGAGCAGGCGGCCCCGGCCGGCATTCTCAGTTGGGGCGGACGGCTGTCGGCGTTCTCGGCCGCTGCGGTACTGTTCCTGGTGCTCGGCGGGGCGTTGCTGCCGGTGATGACCTCGCGCTCGACGGTGTTGCTGGCGGCGCAACTGGCGCTCGATCACATCAAGTGCTTCGGCATCGACGGCCACGTCCACGGCGAGCCGATCAGCAAGGCCGAGGCCGAGGCCACCATCAAGCGCGAGTACGGATGGACGATCAGCGTGCCCGACGCGGCGGCAGCCGAGGGCCTGACGCTCGTGGCGGTGCGGCGCTGCCTGTACGGCGACGGACTCGCGGCACACCTGTTGTATCGCGCCAACGGCGCAGCGGTGTCGCTGTTCATCATGCCGGGCCTGCAGCGTCCCGACGCCTCGCTCGACGTGCTGGATCACGAACAGATCGTGTGGACCGAGGGCGACCGCACGTTCATGCTCGTCGCCAGGGCCGGGGCCACGGATGGGTTGGCGCGCATGGCGTCTGACCTTCGAAATGAGGCAAAATAG
- a CDS encoding sigma-70 family RNA polymerase sigma factor produces the protein MAALDFLDQLYGAALRLTRNADRAQDLVQDTYLKAIRARARFVPGSNLKAWLYTILHNTWRNRVRDRARSRVDFDSDAVEEAAEGASLGPAGPVDSPETLLLRATIDPDLQAALDAMPDMFREVVWLRDVDELSYQEIADVVDAPVGTVMSRLSRGRKQLYDRLSMQRERNGSV, from the coding sequence GTGGCGGCGCTCGATTTCCTGGATCAGCTGTACGGCGCCGCGTTGCGACTGACGCGAAACGCGGACAGGGCCCAGGACCTGGTCCAGGACACGTACCTGAAGGCGATTCGGGCCCGGGCCCGGTTCGTGCCGGGGTCGAACCTGAAGGCCTGGCTCTACACGATTCTCCATAACACCTGGAGAAACCGGGTGCGCGACCGGGCGCGGTCGCGGGTCGATTTCGATTCGGACGCGGTGGAGGAGGCGGCCGAGGGCGCCAGCCTGGGCCCGGCCGGGCCGGTGGACAGCCCCGAGACCCTGCTGCTGCGGGCGACCATCGACCCCGACCTGCAGGCGGCCCTCGACGCCATGCCCGACATGTTTCGTGAAGTGGTGTGGCTGCGCGACGTCGATGAGCTGTCGTACCAGGAGATTGCCGACGTGGTGGACGCGCCCGTTGGCACGGTCATGTCGCGCCTGTCGCGGGGCCGCAAGCAGCTGTACGACCGGCTGTCGATGCAACGTGAACGTAACGGCAGCGTCTAA
- a CDS encoding ferredoxin family protein — translation MAYIITEPCIGTKDSACVDVCPVDCIHPRKDEGDFEAATQLYIHPDECIDCGACVPACPVEAIFALDEVPEKWKNYIDINAKHFQK, via the coding sequence ATGGCCTACATCATCACGGAACCCTGCATCGGCACCAAGGACTCGGCGTGCGTCGACGTGTGCCCGGTTGACTGCATCCACCCGCGCAAGGACGAAGGCGACTTCGAGGCGGCCACCCAGCTCTACATTCATCCTGACGAGTGCATCGACTGCGGCGCGTGTGTCCCGGCCTGCCCGGTCGAGGCGATCTTCGCCTTGGATGAGGTGCCGGAGAAGTGGAAGAACTACATCGACATCAACGCCAAGCACTTCCAGAAATAG